A single genomic interval of Aegicerativicinus sediminis harbors:
- the ppdK gene encoding pyruvate, phosphate dikinase, whose translation MEVVEKIKKRVYTFGNKKAEGNSKMKNLLGGKGANLAEMSAIGIPVPPGFTITTEVCTEYNALGKGIVLANIKKEVEKAVLSVEKIMKAKFGDSENPLLLSVRSGARVSMPGMMDTVLNLGLNDKVVAGLAKKTNNERFAWDSYRRFVQMYGGVVLGMKPKSKTDIDPFEEIIENLKEKRGIQLDTEFTVQDLKDLVFDFKKAVYHRLGKEFPSNPWDQLWMAIIAVFDSWNGKRAIYYRNMHGYPADWGTAVNVQAMVFGNMGLNSGTGVCFTRDAGTGEDVFNGEYLINAQGEDVVAGVRTPQQVTKLGSQRWADLAQVTEKLRINNYPSLEELMPEIFDELNEYQQLLEEHYKDMQDMEFTIQEGKLWILQTRNGKRTGAAMVKIAIDLIKEGLISEEEALLRIDPNKLDELLHPVFDPNALKDAHIIAQGLPASPGAATGQIVFFADEVAKYKNSILVRIETSPEDLEGMNLAKGILTARGGMTSHAAVVARGIGKCCVSGAGALKIDYKDRSMFVDGKEYHEGDWISLNGSTGNIIDGKVATKEPELTGEFGDIMELADKFATMKVRTNADTPKDASIAKNFGAEGIGLTRTEHMFFEVDRIKAMREMILADTVKGRKLALAKLLPMQREDFEGIFKAMQGLPVTIRLLDPPLHEFVPHQLATLKELADEMHISLDSVKVKVSELEEFNPMLGHRGCRLGTTYPEITEMQTRAIIEAALNLKKEGIEAKPEIMIPLVGTFDEFVFQENVIRETAETVFEERQDKIDFSVGTMIEVPRATLIADKIAERADFFSFGTNDLTQMTYGYSRDDAGKFLPDYLEKGILKNDPFEVLDQEGVGQLVHIGITRGRSTKPNLKVGICGEHGGEPSSVAFCYNNGMDYVSCSPYRVPIARVASAQAALKATLN comes from the coding sequence ATGGAAGTAGTAGAAAAAATAAAGAAAAGAGTCTACACATTCGGCAATAAAAAGGCCGAAGGTAATAGCAAAATGAAAAATCTCTTGGGGGGTAAAGGTGCCAATCTAGCCGAAATGAGCGCAATAGGCATTCCTGTTCCTCCAGGCTTTACCATTACAACAGAAGTTTGCACAGAATACAATGCTTTAGGCAAAGGAATTGTTTTAGCTAATATCAAAAAAGAGGTTGAAAAGGCAGTTCTTAGCGTAGAGAAAATTATGAAGGCCAAATTCGGCGATAGCGAAAATCCCTTGTTGTTATCTGTCCGTTCTGGCGCTAGGGTTTCTATGCCGGGTATGATGGATACTGTTTTAAACCTTGGTTTAAATGATAAAGTTGTAGCTGGTTTGGCCAAAAAGACCAACAATGAACGCTTTGCTTGGGATAGTTACAGACGGTTTGTACAGATGTATGGTGGAGTAGTTTTAGGAATGAAACCTAAATCTAAAACTGATATTGATCCATTTGAAGAAATCATTGAAAATCTCAAGGAAAAGAGAGGTATTCAATTAGATACGGAATTTACTGTCCAAGATCTGAAAGATTTGGTATTCGACTTCAAAAAAGCGGTTTACCACCGGTTAGGAAAAGAATTTCCATCAAACCCTTGGGATCAATTATGGATGGCTATAATTGCTGTTTTTGATAGTTGGAATGGAAAACGTGCCATTTACTACAGAAATATGCATGGATATCCTGCCGATTGGGGTACTGCTGTAAATGTCCAAGCCATGGTATTTGGCAATATGGGATTGAATTCTGGAACTGGTGTTTGCTTTACGCGAGATGCAGGGACAGGTGAGGATGTGTTTAATGGTGAATATCTTATAAACGCACAGGGAGAAGATGTGGTTGCTGGGGTTAGAACACCTCAACAAGTTACCAAATTAGGTTCTCAGAGATGGGCAGATTTGGCACAGGTTACAGAAAAATTGAGAATAAATAACTATCCTTCATTGGAGGAATTGATGCCAGAAATTTTTGATGAGTTGAATGAATATCAGCAATTACTAGAAGAGCATTATAAAGACATGCAGGACATGGAGTTTACCATTCAAGAAGGCAAACTTTGGATTCTTCAAACAAGGAATGGTAAACGTACTGGTGCTGCAATGGTTAAAATTGCCATAGATCTTATTAAAGAGGGATTAATTTCAGAAGAAGAGGCGTTATTGAGAATAGATCCTAACAAATTAGATGAATTATTACACCCAGTTTTCGATCCTAACGCGCTTAAGGATGCACATATAATTGCTCAAGGCTTACCTGCATCTCCAGGTGCGGCTACTGGTCAAATTGTATTCTTCGCTGACGAGGTTGCAAAATATAAAAACAGTATCCTTGTGAGGATAGAAACATCTCCTGAGGATTTAGAAGGGATGAATTTGGCCAAAGGTATTTTAACTGCTAGGGGAGGTATGACATCCCACGCAGCAGTTGTTGCAAGAGGAATAGGTAAATGCTGCGTATCAGGGGCCGGTGCTTTGAAAATTGACTACAAAGATCGTAGCATGTTTGTTGATGGGAAAGAATATCACGAAGGAGATTGGATTTCTTTAAATGGTTCAACAGGAAATATTATAGATGGTAAAGTAGCTACCAAAGAACCAGAATTGACAGGTGAATTTGGTGATATCATGGAATTAGCTGATAAGTTTGCTACTATGAAAGTTAGAACGAATGCCGACACTCCAAAAGATGCGTCAATTGCTAAGAATTTTGGTGCTGAAGGTATAGGTTTAACTAGAACTGAGCACATGTTCTTTGAAGTGGACCGAATCAAGGCTATGCGAGAAATGATCCTAGCAGATACAGTGAAAGGAAGGAAATTGGCATTAGCTAAATTGTTACCTATGCAAAGGGAAGACTTTGAAGGTATTTTTAAAGCAATGCAAGGATTGCCAGTAACCATTCGTTTACTAGACCCACCATTGCATGAATTTGTGCCTCACCAATTGGCAACTCTCAAGGAATTAGCAGATGAAATGCATATTTCCTTAGATTCTGTTAAGGTGAAAGTATCTGAATTGGAAGAGTTCAACCCGATGTTGGGCCATAGAGGATGCCGTTTAGGTACCACTTACCCTGAAATTACTGAAATGCAAACTAGGGCCATAATTGAAGCTGCGCTAAATCTCAAAAAAGAAGGTATAGAAGCTAAGCCAGAAATAATGATTCCTTTGGTTGGAACTTTCGATGAATTTGTATTTCAAGAAAACGTCATTAGGGAGACAGCTGAAACTGTCTTCGAAGAAAGACAAGATAAAATTGATTTCTCTGTTGGTACTATGATAGAGGTTCCAAGAGCGACTTTAATAGCTGATAAGATAGCTGAACGTGCAGATTTCTTCTCATTCGGCACCAACGATCTTACACAAATGACCTATGGTTATTCCAGAGATGATGCAGGTAAGTTTTTGCCAGATTATCTTGAAAAAGGAATTCTTAAAAATGATCCATTTGAAGTTTTAGATCAGGAAGGTGTAGGTCAATTGGTGCATATTGGTATAACAAGAGGTAGAAGTACTAAACCAAATTTAAAAGTTGGTATTTGTGGTGAACATGGAGGAGAGCCCTCATCAGTTGCATTCTGCTACAACAATGGTATGGATTACGTAAGCTGTTCTCCCTACCGAGTTCCAATAGCGAGAGTGGCAAGCGCACAAGCTGCACTAAAAGCTACATTGAATTAG
- a CDS encoding S9 family peptidase, translating into MRTFITILSCTVLFNVSLSQNTNTTTPPKAKKIPETLTIHGDSRIDNYFWMRLSDEQKNASNPDSQTEDVLAYLKEENAYLNLELNHLPDLRETLYNEITGRIKEDDASVPVTENGYSYYTRYEKGKNYPLYCRKKAGINSKEEILLNGPEMAKGKKYFSISNLSVSPNNNLLIFGVDTVSRRRYDLYVKNLETGDIYKDVIGNTTGSGVWANDNKTFFYTSKDLQTLRSNKVFKHKLGTLQSEDKLVFEETDEEFSTWVSKSKSKDYIFIGSFQTLSTEMRYLDADTPDGEFEIIQPRERNLIYRGDHYGDSFYLVTNNKATNFKLVKAPVKAPGLSNWSDVIPHREDVFIENVELFKDFLVVQEREAGLRQIRVMKWSGGDYYLPFKDPTYSAYISANPEFDTDLLRYGYSSFTTPNSIYDYNMKTKEQTLLKQDEVMDPNFSSDNYKVERVFAEVRDGTKVPVSIVYKNSTNPSSTTPLLLYGYGSYGSSQNASFNSTILSLLDRGFIYAIAHIRGGQEMGRKWYEDGKLLKKKNTFTDFIDVGRYLVDKNYTSSDHLYAYGGSAGGLLMGAVINMAPGLWNGIIAAVPFVDVVSTMLDETIPLTTFEFDEWGNPKDENYYRYMLSYSPYDNVEAKDYPNMLITTGYWDSQVQYWEPAKWTAKLRELKTDDNQLYLYTDMESGHGGASGRFERFKRFALMYAFILDLEGIKE; encoded by the coding sequence ATGAGAACATTTATTACCATTCTTAGCTGTACAGTTTTGTTTAATGTTTCATTAAGTCAAAACACAAACACAACTACACCACCTAAAGCCAAAAAGATTCCAGAAACCCTGACAATTCATGGTGATTCTCGAATCGATAATTATTTTTGGATGCGCTTGTCTGACGAACAGAAAAATGCTAGTAATCCAGATTCACAAACAGAAGATGTATTGGCCTATCTCAAGGAGGAAAATGCATATCTAAATCTTGAATTAAATCATTTACCAGACCTAAGGGAAACACTTTACAATGAAATAACAGGTAGAATTAAAGAAGATGATGCCTCGGTACCTGTCACAGAAAATGGTTATTCATATTATACCCGTTATGAAAAAGGAAAGAATTATCCGCTTTATTGCAGAAAAAAAGCAGGCATTAATTCTAAAGAAGAAATTTTATTGAATGGACCTGAAATGGCAAAAGGGAAAAAGTATTTTTCAATTTCAAACCTTTCGGTAAGTCCAAATAATAATCTTCTCATTTTTGGAGTGGATACCGTTTCTCGAAGACGGTATGATTTATATGTGAAAAATCTAGAAACCGGTGATATTTATAAAGATGTAATAGGTAATACTACAGGCAGTGGGGTTTGGGCAAATGATAACAAAACATTTTTTTATACTTCTAAGGATCTTCAAACTTTGCGTTCAAACAAGGTGTTTAAACATAAATTAGGCACTCTCCAAAGTGAGGATAAATTAGTTTTTGAAGAAACCGATGAAGAATTTAGTACTTGGGTATCAAAATCCAAATCAAAAGATTACATATTTATTGGAAGTTTTCAAACCTTAAGTACAGAGATGAGGTATCTAGATGCAGATACCCCAGATGGTGAATTTGAAATTATTCAACCTAGGGAAAGAAATCTAATTTACAGAGGTGATCATTATGGTGATAGTTTTTACCTAGTTACAAATAATAAAGCGACGAATTTTAAGCTGGTAAAAGCACCTGTAAAAGCCCCAGGATTATCTAATTGGTCAGATGTTATACCTCACCGGGAGGATGTATTTATTGAAAATGTTGAACTTTTTAAGGATTTTTTGGTTGTTCAAGAACGCGAGGCAGGTTTAAGACAGATTAGAGTTATGAAATGGTCTGGAGGAGATTATTATCTCCCATTCAAAGATCCTACCTATTCGGCTTACATTAGCGCTAATCCAGAGTTTGACACCGACTTGCTTCGGTACGGGTATTCTTCCTTTACTACACCTAACAGCATTTATGATTATAATATGAAAACAAAGGAGCAAACCTTGTTGAAGCAAGATGAGGTTATGGATCCTAATTTTTCATCAGATAATTATAAGGTTGAACGTGTTTTTGCTGAAGTGAGAGACGGAACCAAAGTTCCTGTATCAATTGTTTATAAAAACTCAACTAATCCTTCCTCAACAACACCATTATTATTATATGGTTATGGTTCATACGGAAGTAGTCAGAATGCTTCCTTCAATTCTACCATTCTCAGTTTATTAGATCGAGGCTTTATTTACGCCATAGCACACATACGTGGTGGACAAGAGATGGGACGAAAGTGGTATGAAGATGGAAAATTGTTGAAAAAGAAAAACACCTTTACCGATTTCATTGATGTGGGTAGGTATTTGGTTGACAAAAATTACACGAGTTCAGATCATTTATATGCCTATGGTGGAAGTGCAGGAGGCTTGCTCATGGGGGCTGTGATTAATATGGCTCCAGGTTTATGGAATGGAATAATAGCCGCTGTACCATTTGTAGATGTGGTTTCAACCATGTTAGATGAAACAATCCCATTAACGACTTTTGAATTTGATGAATGGGGTAACCCAAAAGATGAAAACTATTATCGGTATATGCTGTCCTATTCGCCCTATGATAATGTGGAGGCAAAAGATTATCCGAACATGTTAATTACCACAGGTTATTGGGATAGTCAGGTTCAATATTGGGAACCTGCTAAATGGACAGCTAAATTAAGGGAACTTAAAACCGATGATAACCAACTTTATTTATATACTGACATGGAATCTGGTCATGGTGGTGCATCTGGAAGATTTGAACGTTTTAAGCGTTTTGCCTTAATGTATGCATTTATTCTAGATTTAGAGGGCATTAAGGAATAA
- a CDS encoding alkaline phosphatase D family protein, with protein sequence MKFRIKSNWLFLFFTISLIISFSCCQSQKEPEDLPIFIEETTEFQNPALKPFYHGVASGDPLTNAVVIWTRVTPEEKVNEIKVSWEFAEDKEFEMVLEKGVFVTDSLQDYTVKINVDELDPNTYYYYRFKALNGISTVGRTKTAPIENANLKFAVASCSNLQWGYFNAYQGIAKEDSLDAVIHLGDYIYEHGEGVYADTSLERKHVPKHEIVSLGDYRTRYSQYRLDSDLQAAHAEHPFIAIWDDHEITNNAYMDGAQNHQDEEGDYKTRTEIAKKVYYEWMPIRESEHLYRELNFGEMADLFMLDERLDGRTKQVDSINDPTIGNEDRHILGENQMKWLEGSLINSKAKWKIIGNQVIFSYQDWGYPNFKLNTDGWDGYPVEQANLTEFLRSNNLENVIFITGDTHSSWAFEVTNDPFNSYDTNTSEGAIAIEFGVTSITSANSDEGNPKENVINHEKTIVGGKINPHLKYANMRDHGYLLLELSDSLATGSFKMVETVKERKDSMFTDKVISVKNGEHKLNQIQ encoded by the coding sequence ATGAAATTCAGGATAAAATCTAATTGGCTTTTCTTATTTTTTACAATCTCTTTAATAATTAGCTTTTCATGCTGTCAATCACAAAAAGAGCCAGAAGACCTGCCAATTTTCATTGAAGAGACCACCGAATTTCAAAACCCTGCCTTAAAACCATTTTATCATGGCGTTGCATCTGGAGATCCATTGACTAATGCGGTGGTAATTTGGACACGTGTTACCCCAGAAGAAAAAGTAAACGAAATTAAAGTGAGTTGGGAATTTGCAGAGGATAAAGAGTTTGAAATGGTTCTGGAAAAAGGTGTTTTTGTTACAGATAGTTTACAGGATTACACAGTAAAGATTAACGTTGATGAACTAGATCCAAACACATATTATTATTACAGATTTAAAGCCTTAAATGGAATTTCTACTGTAGGCCGCACTAAAACTGCTCCCATAGAAAATGCAAATTTAAAATTTGCCGTTGCAAGTTGCAGTAATCTTCAGTGGGGTTATTTCAATGCCTATCAAGGAATTGCCAAGGAAGATTCCCTTGATGCCGTAATTCATCTTGGGGATTACATTTATGAACACGGTGAAGGAGTTTATGCTGATACTTCTTTAGAACGTAAGCATGTGCCTAAGCATGAAATTGTAAGCTTAGGTGATTATCGAACGCGGTACTCACAATACAGGCTAGATTCAGATCTACAAGCTGCACATGCAGAGCATCCTTTTATAGCAATTTGGGATGATCACGAAATAACCAACAATGCCTATATGGATGGGGCTCAAAACCATCAGGATGAAGAAGGAGACTATAAAACGAGAACTGAAATCGCCAAAAAAGTATATTACGAATGGATGCCAATTAGGGAATCGGAGCATCTTTATAGAGAACTAAATTTTGGAGAAATGGCCGATTTGTTCATGTTGGATGAGCGGCTTGATGGACGCACTAAGCAAGTCGACAGTATTAACGATCCCACCATAGGGAATGAAGATCGACATATATTGGGAGAAAACCAGATGAAATGGCTAGAGGGTTCCTTAATAAATTCTAAAGCTAAATGGAAAATAATTGGCAACCAGGTAATTTTTTCTTATCAGGATTGGGGCTATCCAAACTTTAAGCTTAATACTGATGGTTGGGACGGCTACCCAGTAGAGCAGGCTAATTTAACTGAATTTCTGCGTTCAAATAACTTAGAGAATGTGATATTCATAACAGGTGACACTCATTCCTCATGGGCATTTGAAGTCACTAACGATCCCTTCAATTCTTATGACACCAATACTTCGGAAGGTGCGATAGCAATAGAATTCGGTGTTACTAGTATTACATCCGCCAATAGTGATGAAGGTAACCCCAAGGAAAATGTTATCAACCATGAGAAAACAATTGTCGGAGGTAAAATCAACCCTCATCTTAAATACGCTAATATGCGAGACCATGGTTACTTATTGCTTGAACTATCAGACAGCTTGGCTACCGGCAGCTTTAAAATGGTTGAGACCGTTAAGGAACGTAAGGATAGCATGTTTACGGACAAGGTAATATCAGTTAAAAACGGTGAACACAAATTAAATCAAATACAATAA
- a CDS encoding 5' nucleotidase, NT5C type codes for MRIFIDMDEVIADTYGAHLDWYNREFEESLTRLECHGKEVMHAVPEDRKQSIRNHCTTKGFFRDLTPIKYSQKVLKDLAIKHEVYIASAAMQFPNSLEEKSQWLDEFFPFIPWQNRILCGHKHVLNGDVLIDDRALNLHQFNGRKLLFSSPHNLHETDFERVDNWLEVEKLLL; via the coding sequence ATGAGAATTTTCATTGATATGGATGAGGTAATAGCAGATACCTATGGAGCTCATTTAGATTGGTATAACCGTGAATTTGAAGAAAGTCTAACGCGACTAGAATGTCACGGAAAAGAAGTGATGCATGCTGTACCTGAAGACCGTAAGCAAAGCATAAGAAATCATTGCACTACCAAAGGATTTTTTAGAGATCTAACACCAATTAAATATAGTCAGAAGGTTTTAAAGGATCTTGCAATTAAGCATGAGGTTTATATTGCGTCGGCAGCCATGCAATTCCCAAATTCTTTGGAAGAAAAAAGTCAGTGGTTAGATGAATTTTTTCCATTTATCCCATGGCAAAACAGAATTCTTTGTGGACACAAGCATGTGCTTAATGGAGATGTACTTATCGATGATAGAGCTTTAAATCTTCATCAGTTTAATGGAAGAAAGTTATTGTTTAGCTCGCCACACAACCTTCATGAAACTGATTTTGAACGGGTTGATAATTGGCTAGAAGTGGAGAAATTACTTCTTTAA
- a CDS encoding endonuclease/exonuclease/phosphatase family protein encodes MLLAVYYLLVIIAIGGTILPRFNDQHWFFRVWDFGKVQLTILQTILFVIALIFLEFKTPLSIAFTICLVVCIIYNTTILIRYTTLYKVRRPAAYSKRSKSISLLSVNVYQFNSEYQRLIDLVRKIKPDIFLTMESNKDWENALNVLDSEFKHSRKIAQENTYGMHFYTNLEVSDIKTNYFVADDLPSVETILHTKDGYEFVFFGVHPPPPSPTEEETSKERDGELMCISKEVRKLDKTVVVAGDFNNVAWARTSLLFKRTSDMLDPRIGRGFVSTFHADYWFLRFPIDLFFHTKDVYIEEFKTLEHVGSDHLPLYCKFYIGDKASEPDTVDEFDKEQPGDLEEAEELIKEGKKEQSNRPIVAKP; translated from the coding sequence ATGCTATTAGCTGTATACTACCTCTTAGTAATTATAGCCATAGGCGGAACGATTTTACCACGTTTTAATGACCAGCATTGGTTTTTTAGGGTGTGGGATTTTGGTAAGGTGCAACTAACAATTTTACAAACCATATTGTTTGTAATCGCATTAATTTTTCTTGAATTCAAAACTCCTCTTTCTATTGCCTTTACCATTTGTTTGGTAGTGTGCATTATTTATAATACAACTATTTTAATTAGGTATACAACCCTTTATAAAGTAAGGAGGCCAGCTGCATATTCTAAACGGTCCAAAAGTATTTCTCTTCTTTCAGTAAATGTATACCAGTTTAATTCTGAATATCAAAGGTTGATAGATTTGGTTAGAAAGATAAAACCAGACATATTCCTAACCATGGAGTCTAATAAAGACTGGGAGAATGCCTTAAATGTATTAGATAGTGAATTCAAACATTCACGAAAAATTGCCCAGGAAAATACTTATGGAATGCATTTTTATACCAATTTAGAAGTATCAGACATCAAAACCAATTATTTCGTTGCGGACGATTTGCCTAGTGTCGAAACCATTTTACATACCAAAGATGGCTATGAATTCGTGTTTTTTGGAGTACATCCACCTCCTCCTAGTCCTACGGAGGAAGAAACATCCAAGGAAAGGGACGGTGAATTAATGTGCATTTCAAAGGAGGTGAGGAAATTGGACAAAACTGTTGTTGTTGCGGGAGATTTCAACAATGTAGCTTGGGCGCGAACCTCTTTATTATTCAAACGAACATCTGATATGTTAGACCCTAGAATTGGTAGAGGGTTTGTTTCCACATTTCATGCAGATTATTGGTTTCTCCGATTTCCAATAGACTTATTCTTTCACACAAAAGATGTTTATATTGAAGAATTTAAAACATTAGAACATGTTGGCTCAGATCATTTGCCGTTATACTGTAAATTTTACATCGGTGATAAAGCCAGTGAACCAGATACTGTAGATGAATTTGATAAAGAGCAACCTGGAGATTTGGAGGAGGCTGAAGAACTTATTAAGGAAGGCAAAAAAGAACAAAGCAACAGACCTATCGTTGCCAAGCCTTAA
- a CDS encoding AI-2E family transporter, with amino-acid sequence MTKNQKYFVLSVLALLGVFFTIWGLIKAKLFLAPLVIAIILSFVVLPMAKRFEKIMSRGVSSLLSTFIILLISLIFAYLIIYQLKLFSDDWPQIKEAMAPKIDQLEQFATSNLPMGSSFENMEAKITSFFKSSFSSVLQKTQSMVSSMMGILGNFLLTFIYVFFILRYRRMFKDFVLLIFDESRSKKINTIIDESIQVAPKYLQGKLLMIGLLFVLYSIGLGLSGVSYFILVSLLAATLTLIPYLGNIIAVCIALTLGFLTTGDTNVLVGIVITFTVSQFIENYVLEPYVVGDKVDLHPFFVILVVIASNFIWGILGMVIAVPVAGIFTVICSNIPQLKPIGLLLSKSPIKPKSNGAKKE; translated from the coding sequence TTGACAAAAAATCAAAAGTATTTCGTTCTGTCCGTTCTAGCACTGCTAGGAGTATTTTTTACCATTTGGGGATTAATTAAAGCCAAACTCTTTTTAGCCCCATTAGTTATCGCTATCATTTTGAGTTTTGTTGTTTTACCAATGGCTAAACGTTTTGAAAAAATAATGAGTAGAGGAGTAAGTTCTTTACTAAGTACCTTTATCATATTACTCATCTCTTTGATATTTGCTTATCTAATTATATACCAATTAAAATTATTTTCAGATGATTGGCCCCAAATAAAGGAGGCTATGGCACCGAAGATTGATCAACTTGAACAATTTGCCACATCTAATCTACCTATGGGTAGTTCTTTTGAAAACATGGAGGCAAAAATAACTTCTTTTTTCAAATCAAGTTTTTCAAGTGTTTTGCAGAAAACACAGTCGATGGTTTCTTCCATGATGGGGATTCTGGGTAATTTTTTATTAACCTTTATTTATGTATTCTTTATTCTGAGATATAGAAGGATGTTCAAGGATTTTGTGCTATTAATATTCGATGAATCAAGATCAAAAAAAATAAATACTATTATAGATGAATCTATACAAGTGGCTCCAAAATACCTCCAAGGTAAACTATTAATGATAGGGCTTCTATTTGTTCTTTATTCAATTGGCTTAGGTCTTTCTGGTGTCAGTTATTTTATTTTGGTGAGTCTGTTGGCAGCAACCCTCACATTGATTCCCTATTTAGGAAATATAATTGCAGTATGTATCGCATTAACCCTGGGATTTTTAACCACTGGAGATACCAATGTATTGGTTGGAATCGTCATAACTTTTACTGTTAGTCAGTTTATAGAAAATTATGTTCTAGAGCCTTATGTTGTTGGGGACAAGGTGGATCTTCATCCGTTCTTTGTCATTTTGGTGGTAATCGCCTCAAACTTTATTTGGGGAATATTAGGGATGGTTATAGCAGTACCTGTTGCTGGGATATTCACCGTAATATGTTCAAATATTCCACAATTGAAGCCAATTGGTCTCTTGTTGAGTAAAAGTCCGATTAAGCCTAAATCTAATGGGGCAAAGAAAGAATAG
- a CDS encoding OmpA/MotB family protein, whose translation MKRLSILAMVAVFFFSCVSKKKYVALEQQNGELRSELQKTQVEKEDLEKKFDIIQARVDAYNTKINSLTEENDAKLVTVDNVAVISNDTKKAMRETLKNVDQAKLAEAKTLKDSMDIAVAYNLQKSMDTSELSEDEDIDINIDETVVMISISDKMLFNTASYKVSNKANDILQKLANVINSEPSVEVMVEGHTDSRSIRTEKIADNWDLSVLRATSVVRKLQDDYGVAPEKLIAAGRGSFSPLVENDNRDNMAKNRRTRIVILPNINKFFALMSNNGQTAQAEMSENAVDN comes from the coding sequence ATGAAAAGACTATCAATACTTGCAATGGTTGCTGTTTTCTTTTTTTCCTGTGTGTCAAAAAAGAAATATGTTGCTTTAGAACAACAAAACGGAGAGCTTAGAAGTGAACTTCAAAAAACTCAGGTAGAAAAAGAAGATCTTGAAAAGAAATTTGATATTATTCAAGCCCGAGTTGATGCCTATAATACCAAAATAAATTCCCTTACAGAAGAAAATGATGCCAAATTGGTTACCGTGGATAACGTTGCCGTTATCTCTAACGATACCAAAAAAGCAATGAGGGAAACTCTAAAAAATGTAGACCAAGCAAAATTGGCTGAAGCCAAGACGTTAAAAGATTCAATGGATATTGCAGTTGCATATAATTTACAAAAATCTATGGATACAAGTGAATTATCTGAAGATGAGGATATTGATATAAATATAGATGAGACGGTCGTAATGATCTCAATATCAGATAAAATGCTATTTAATACTGCCAGTTATAAGGTAAGCAATAAGGCTAACGATATACTTCAAAAATTAGCTAATGTAATTAATTCTGAACCAAGTGTTGAAGTAATGGTTGAAGGTCATACAGATTCTAGAAGTATTAGAACTGAAAAAATTGCTGACAACTGGGATCTAAGCGTCTTGAGAGCAACATCTGTTGTAAGAAAGTTACAAGATGATTATGGTGTTGCCCCAGAAAAGCTTATTGCAGCTGGACGTGGAAGTTTTTCTCCTCTAGTTGAAAATGATAATAGAGATAATATGGCGAAAAACAGAAGAACAAGAATCGTAATTCTCCCAAATATTAATAAATTTTTCGCTCTTATGAGCAATAATGGGCAGACTGCTCAAGCTGAGATGAGCGAAAATGCAGTTGACAATTAA